Proteins encoded within one genomic window of Macaca thibetana thibetana isolate TM-01 chromosome 3, ASM2454274v1, whole genome shotgun sequence:
- the LOC126949847 gene encoding 60S ribosomal protein L17-like, which produces MVRYSLDPENPTKSCKSRGSNLRVHFKNTRETAQAIKGMHIRKATKYLKDVTLQKQCVPFRRYNGGVGRCAQAKQWGWTQGRWPKKSAEFLLHMLKNAESNAELKGLDVDSLVMEHIQVNKAPKMRRRTYRAHGRINPYMSSPCHIEMILTEKEQIVPKPEEEVAQKKKISQKKLKKQKLMARE; this is translated from the coding sequence ATGGTTCGCTATTCACTTGACCCGGAGAACCCCACGAAATCATGCAAATCAAGAGGTTCCAATCTTCGTGTTCACTTTAAGAACACTCGTGAAACTGCCCAGGCCATCAAGGGTATGCATATTCGAAAAGCCACGAAGTATCTGAAAGATGTCACTTTACAGAAACAGTGCGTACCATTCCGACGTTACAATGGTGGAGTTGGCAGGTGTGCCCAGGCCAAGCAGTGGGGCTGGACACAGGGTCGGTGGCCCAAGAAGAGTGCTGAATTTTTGCTGCACATGCTTAAAAATGCAGAGAGTAATGCTGAACTTAAGGGTTTAGATGTAGATTCTCTGGTCATGGAGCATATCCAAGTGAACAAAGCACCTAAGATGCGCCGACGAACCTACAGAGCTCATGGTCGCATTAACCCATACATGAGCTCTCCCTGCCACATTGAGATGATCCTTACTGAAAAGGAACAGATTGTTCCTAAACCAGAAGAGGAAGTTGCCCAGAAGAAAAAGATAtcccagaagaaactgaagaaacaaaaacttatggCACGGGAGTAA